A genomic region of Danio aesculapii chromosome 21, fDanAes4.1, whole genome shotgun sequence contains the following coding sequences:
- the clic3 gene encoding chloride intracellular channel protein 3 yields MAEAAKIELFVKASDDGESVGNCPFCQRLFMILWLKGVNFTLTTVDMKRAPEVLKDLAPGSQPPFLIYNGEVRTDTNKIEEFLEETLAPPQYPKLCCRYKESNTAGDDIFHKFSAYIKNPNPGLNDMLEKKFLKSLMKLDQYLLTPLPHELDQNPESSKSTRHYLDGNALALADCNLLPKLHIVKVVCKKYRGFEIPAELKGLSKYLDKAYKEDVFHLTCPKDKEILLAYSSVAKYLNK; encoded by the exons ATGGCTGAAGCTGCAAAGATTGAACTTTTTGTCAAG GCAAGCGATGATGGTGAAAGTGTTGGTAACTGTCCGTTTTGTCAGCGACTCTTTATGATACTCTGGCTGAAAGGAGTCAACTTCACCCTCACCACTGTAGACATGAAGAG AGCTCCAGAGGTATTAAAGGACCTGGCTCCAGGTTCTCAGCCCCCTTTCCTCATTTATAATGGAGAGGTGCGTACTGACACCAACAAGATTGAGGAGTTTCTGGAAGAGACTCTTGCTCCCCCACA ATATCCCAAGTTATGCTGCCGCTATAAGGAGTCTAACACGGCCGGCGATGACATCTTTCACAAATTCTCTGCATATATCAAAAATCCCAATCCTGGACTGAATGACA TGCTGGAGAAGAAGTTTCTAAAGAGCTTGATGAAGTTGGATCAGTACCTGTTAACTCCCCTTCCTCATGAACTGGACCAGAATCCAGAGTCATCGAAGTCCACAAGACACTACCTGGATGGAAATGCGCTCGCTCTTGCTGACTGCAACCTGCTTCCAAAACTACACATTGTCAAG GTGGTGTGCAAAAAGTACAGAGGTTTTGAGATTCCTGCAGAGCTAAAAGGCCTCTCAAAGTATTTGGACAAAGCGTACAAGGAGGATGTTTTCCATCTGACCTGCCCCAAAGACAAGGAGATCCTTCTTGCCTACAGTTCAGTGGCCAAATATCTTAACAAGTAG